One uncultured Jannaschia sp. DNA segment encodes these proteins:
- a CDS encoding CvpA family protein — MDGFTYVDGAVALVIVVSAILAYSRGLVRETMAILGWVAAAILAFTFAGAAEPLVREIPYVGDILGDSCELAVIAAFALVFALALVLVSFFTPLLSSAVRHSALGPFDQGLGFVFGVLRGILLIAVGFVVYDRVIVNAGIPAVEESRSINIFGRAKGNIEENIPEDAPGWILTRYESLVGECFEPAAPVEPVTPTE; from the coding sequence ATGGACGGTTTCACCTATGTGGACGGCGCGGTCGCGCTCGTCATCGTCGTCTCGGCCATCCTCGCCTATAGCCGCGGCCTCGTCCGCGAGACCATGGCGATCCTCGGCTGGGTCGCCGCCGCGATCCTCGCCTTCACCTTCGCGGGCGCGGCCGAACCACTGGTCCGCGAGATCCCTTATGTCGGCGACATCCTCGGCGATAGCTGCGAGCTGGCGGTGATCGCGGCCTTCGCCCTGGTCTTCGCGCTCGCGCTCGTCCTCGTGTCGTTCTTCACGCCGCTCCTGTCATCGGCGGTGCGCCATTCGGCGCTCGGGCCCTTCGATCAGGGCCTCGGCTTCGTCTTCGGCGTCCTGCGCGGCATCCTGCTGATCGCGGTCGGTTTCGTGGTCTACGACCGTGTGATCGTGAACGCGGGCATCCCGGCGGTCGAGGAAAGCCGCTCGATCAACATCTTCGGCCGCGCCAAGGGCAATATCGAGGAGAACATCCCCGAGGACGCGCCCGGCTGGATCCTGACCCGCTACGAGTCGCTGGTGGGCGAATGCTTCGAGCCCGCAGCCCCGGTCGAGCCCGTGACACCGACCGAATGA
- the purF gene encoding amidophosphoribosyltransferase, with translation MTDWRSSPFDPVLDGDKLKEECGIFGVVGVTEAANFTALGLHALQHRGQEAGGIVVHDPDHGFNSVRRFGYVRDNFTDRATMDMLPGSLAIGHVRYSTSGSKGATAIRDVQPFFGEFAMGGAAIAHNGNITNADALRRELIERGSIFQSSSDSECIIHLMARSLQQNIPERMKDALRRVEGAFSVIAMTRTKLIGVRDPLGVRPLVLGRVGDGPAPGWVLASETCALDIIGAEFIREVEPGEMVVITPDKLTSHRPFEPKRPRFCIFEHVYFSRPDSILGGRSVYSTREAIGRELAKEAPVEADLVCPVPDSGTPAAIGYSLASGIPYAMGIIRNQYMGRTFIEPTESIRNMGVRLKLNVNRALVKGKRIVLVDDSVVRGTTSRKIKEMILDAGAAEVHFRIASPPTAWPCFYGVDTPEREKLLAATMTEDEMCAHLGVDSLKFISLDGLYRAVGEAGGRDPDAPQYCDACFSGEYPVEPSDQVSRGFQLKAAE, from the coding sequence ATGACCGACTGGCGCAGCTCCCCCTTCGATCCCGTCCTCGACGGCGACAAGTTGAAGGAGGAATGCGGCATCTTCGGCGTCGTCGGCGTGACCGAGGCCGCGAACTTCACCGCGCTTGGCCTCCACGCGCTGCAACATCGCGGGCAGGAGGCGGGCGGCATCGTCGTCCACGACCCCGATCACGGCTTCAACTCGGTCCGCCGCTTCGGCTACGTCCGCGACAATTTCACCGACCGCGCGACCATGGACATGCTGCCCGGCAGCCTTGCGATCGGGCATGTCCGCTATTCCACCTCGGGCTCCAAGGGCGCCACCGCGATCCGCGACGTGCAGCCCTTCTTCGGCGAGTTCGCCATGGGCGGCGCGGCCATCGCGCATAACGGCAACATCACCAATGCCGACGCACTTCGGCGCGAGCTGATCGAGCGCGGCTCGATCTTCCAGTCCTCCTCGGACAGCGAATGCATCATCCACCTGATGGCGCGATCCCTGCAGCAGAACATCCCCGAGCGGATGAAGGACGCGCTCCGCCGGGTCGAAGGCGCGTTCAGCGTCATCGCGATGACGCGGACCAAGCTGATCGGCGTGCGCGACCCGCTGGGCGTGCGCCCGCTCGTGCTGGGCCGCGTCGGCGACGGCCCGGCGCCCGGTTGGGTGCTGGCCTCCGAGACCTGTGCGCTCGACATCATCGGGGCCGAGTTCATCCGCGAGGTCGAGCCGGGCGAGATGGTCGTCATCACGCCCGACAAGCTGACCTCGCATCGCCCGTTCGAGCCGAAACGCCCGCGCTTCTGCATCTTCGAGCATGTCTATTTCAGCCGCCCCGACAGCATCCTGGGCGGCCGCTCGGTCTATTCCACCCGCGAGGCGATCGGGCGTGAACTGGCCAAGGAAGCCCCGGTCGAGGCCGATCTCGTCTGCCCCGTCCCCGATTCCGGCACCCCCGCCGCCATCGGCTACAGCCTCGCCTCGGGCATCCCCTACGCAATGGGCATCATCCGCAACCAGTATATGGGCCGGACCTTCATCGAGCCGACGGAGAGCATCCGCAACATGGGCGTCCGCCTGAAGCTCAACGTCAACCGGGCGCTGGTGAAGGGCAAACGCATCGTGCTCGTGGACGACAGCGTCGTGCGCGGCACCACCTCGCGCAAGATCAAGGAGATGATCCTCGATGCAGGCGCGGCCGAGGTCCATTTCCGCATCGCGAGTCCGCCGACCGCGTGGCCCTGCTTTTACGGCGTCGACACGCCCGAGCGCGAGAAGCTGCTGGCGGCTACGATGACCGAAGACGAGATGTGCGCGCATCTGGGCGTCGACAGCCTCAAGTTCATCTCGCTCGACGGGCTCTACCGCGCGGTGGGCGAGGCGGGCGGGCGCGACCCGGACGCGCCGCAATATTGCGACGCCTGCTTCTCGGGCGAATACCCGGTCGAGCCGTCGGATCAGGTGTCGCGCGGGTTCCAGCTGAAGGCGGCCGAATAG
- a CDS encoding biotin transporter BioY, with protein sequence MTQNMQAVASTPNQWSLGRKVALVAAGTVLIALAAQVSIPFFPVPLTLQGLAILTIGLTLGARLGAITVLAYLAEGAMGLPVFANGGAGLAYLAGPTGGFLLGFVAMAYIAGLAAGRGLVVMIGASLLAAAAIYLPGVAWPYAVASAAGIEAGWASTSAAALWSGWVAPFLLGDAVKAVLAALIVTGGRRALAARRDA encoded by the coding sequence ATGACCCAGAACATGCAGGCTGTCGCGTCGACGCCGAACCAATGGTCCCTGGGCCGCAAGGTCGCTCTGGTCGCGGCGGGGACGGTGCTCATCGCGCTGGCCGCGCAGGTCAGCATCCCGTTCTTCCCGGTTCCCCTGACGCTGCAGGGTCTCGCGATCCTGACCATCGGCCTGACGCTGGGCGCGCGCCTGGGCGCAATCACCGTGCTGGCCTACCTCGCCGAGGGAGCGATGGGCCTGCCGGTCTTCGCCAATGGCGGCGCGGGTCTCGCCTATCTGGCCGGGCCGACGGGCGGCTTCCTCCTGGGCTTCGTGGCGATGGCCTACATTGCCGGGCTCGCCGCCGGGCGCGGGCTCGTCGTGATGATCGGCGCGTCGCTGCTGGCGGCCGCCGCAATCTACCTTCCGGGCGTGGCCTGGCCATATGCCGTCGCCAGCGCCGCGGGCATCGAAGCAGGCTGGGCCTCGACCTCCGCCGCGGCTCTCTGGTCGGGCTGGGTGGCCCCGTTCCTGCTGGGTGATGCGGTCAAGGCCGTGCTGGCCGCGTTGATCGTGACCGGCGGTCGCCGGGCGCTGGCGGCGCGCCGCGACGCCTGA
- a CDS encoding SDR family oxidoreductase produces the protein MTDRPDLALVTGASRGLGAAIAERLAAAGTHVVAVARTQGALEELDDRIQAAGGAATLAPMDITVAAAMQQLCRGIHDRWGKLPLWVHTAVHATPLTPTTMVDERDMAKAVNVNVTALSRLIPYVSPLLQAAGGGTAVFFDDPMPLPFSAGYTATKAAQRAMIEAWQAEATTQTAATVHLLTPKPMGTAVRARFHPGEDRTKLATPADEAARLLGEIGLG, from the coding sequence ATGACTGATCGTCCCGACCTCGCGCTTGTCACCGGCGCCTCGCGCGGCCTCGGCGCCGCCATCGCCGAACGGCTCGCCGCCGCCGGCACCCATGTCGTCGCCGTCGCCCGCACCCAGGGCGCGCTCGAGGAGCTGGACGATCGCATCCAGGCCGCAGGCGGTGCCGCGACGCTGGCTCCGATGGACATCACCGTCGCCGCCGCGATGCAGCAGCTCTGCCGGGGCATCCACGACCGCTGGGGCAAGCTGCCGCTCTGGGTGCACACGGCGGTCCATGCGACGCCCCTGACGCCCACGACGATGGTCGACGAGCGGGACATGGCGAAGGCGGTGAACGTGAACGTCACGGCGCTGTCGCGCTTGATCCCCTATGTCTCGCCGCTGCTGCAGGCGGCAGGCGGGGGGACGGCGGTGTTCTTCGACGACCCGATGCCCCTGCCCTTTTCGGCCGGCTACACCGCGACGAAGGCCGCCCAGCGCGCGATGATCGAGGCGTGGCAGGCCGAGGCGACGACGCAGACTGCGGCGACAGTCCATCTCCTTACGCCGAAGCCCATGGGCACGGCGGTCCGCGCCCGGTTCCATCCCGGCGAGGACCGCACCAAGCTCGCGACCCCGGCGGACGAGGCCGCGCGGCTTCTGGGTGAGATCGGGCTGGGCTGA
- a CDS encoding cell division protein ZapA: MPDMTIEIGDRTFIVACQDGEEGYLNAAAELLDREAKALSQSGARLNQDRLLLMAGLMLADKTISADEELRALDRRLAQQTQLLDEMRAHPAPEPKTVEVIKEVPTEVIPDEALARLDKLAEQAEAMAADAAELAG, translated from the coding sequence ATGCCTGACATGACCATCGAAATCGGCGACCGCACCTTCATCGTTGCCTGTCAGGACGGCGAGGAGGGATATCTCAACGCCGCCGCCGAACTGCTCGACCGCGAGGCCAAGGCCCTGTCGCAAAGCGGCGCGCGGCTGAACCAGGACCGGCTGTTGCTGATGGCGGGGCTGATGCTGGCCGACAAGACGATCTCGGCCGACGAGGAATTGCGTGCGCTCGACCGGCGGCTGGCCCAGCAGACCCAGCTTCTCGACGAGATGCGGGCCCATCCCGCACCCGAACCGAAGACGGTCGAGGTCATCAAGGAGGTGCCGACCGAGGTGATCCCCGACGAGGCCCTCGCCCGGCTCGACAAGCTGGCCGAACAGGCCGAGGCGATGGCGGCCGACGCCGCCGAACTCGCCGGCTAG
- the tkt gene encoding transketolase has protein sequence MTDETTGPDLDALRAANPGHWRRAAAIRTLTLDAVAAANSGHSGMPMGMADVATVLFEKHLKFDAARPDWPDRDRFILSAGHGSMLLYSLLHLTGYPEMTLDQLRNFRQLGAITAGHPEYGHAPGIEVTTGPLGQGIATSVGFAIAEEIQRARFGRKIVDHHTWVIAGDGCLMEGVSQEAIALAGHLQLSHLIVLWDDNGITIDGKVSISDSTDQRQRFKASGWDVIEVDGHDPEAIDAALTDAKKGKKPTMVACKTHIAIGSSAQDTSKGHGALTDPDLIAATKRAYGWEAAPFEIAPDLKAEWEEIGARGSEARAEWEVRFAELGRGKRDQFERALRGEAPKKLSATIKAMKRQLVETKPKVATRRSSEMVLEIVNPIMPETIGGSADLTGSNNTLTDDMGIFTADNRAGRYIYFGIREHGMAACINGMALHGGAKPYGGTFFAFTDYARPAMRLAALMGIPSTFVMTHDSIGLGEDGPTHQPVEHLAICRATPNTNTFRPCDTTETAEAWELALTSTRTPSVLVLTRQGLPAQRTEFSNKNLVAQGAYVMAEAEGKRMAILMATGSEVHVAMAARDLLQQDGIGTRVVSMPCWELFEAQDEKYRKKILPAGPVRVAVEAAIRFGWDRWLYGERGKREKGAFVGMHDFGASAPAGELFDHFGITAEAVAKAARELL, from the coding sequence ATGACCGACGAGACCACCGGACCCGACCTCGACGCCCTGCGCGCCGCCAACCCCGGCCATTGGCGCCGCGCCGCCGCGATCCGCACGCTGACGCTCGATGCCGTCGCCGCCGCCAATTCGGGTCATTCGGGCATGCCGATGGGCATGGCCGACGTCGCCACCGTCCTCTTCGAAAAGCACCTCAAGTTCGACGCCGCGCGCCCCGACTGGCCCGATCGCGACCGGTTCATCCTTTCGGCGGGCCACGGATCGATGCTGCTCTACTCGCTGCTGCACCTGACGGGCTATCCCGAGATGACGCTCGACCAGCTCCGCAACTTCCGCCAGCTCGGCGCGATCACGGCCGGCCACCCTGAATACGGCCACGCGCCGGGCATCGAGGTCACGACCGGCCCGCTCGGCCAGGGCATCGCCACCTCGGTCGGCTTCGCCATCGCCGAGGAGATCCAGCGCGCCCGCTTCGGCCGCAAGATCGTCGACCACCACACCTGGGTCATCGCGGGTGACGGCTGCCTGATGGAGGGCGTCAGTCAGGAGGCCATCGCGCTGGCCGGGCACCTACAGCTGAGCCACCTGATCGTCCTCTGGGACGACAACGGCATCACCATCGACGGCAAGGTCTCGATCTCGGACAGCACCGACCAGCGGCAGCGCTTCAAGGCAAGCGGCTGGGACGTGATCGAGGTGGACGGGCACGACCCCGAGGCCATCGACGCCGCCCTGACCGACGCCAAGAAGGGCAAGAAGCCCACGATGGTCGCCTGCAAGACGCATATCGCCATCGGGTCGAGCGCGCAGGACACGTCCAAGGGGCACGGCGCGCTGACCGATCCCGACCTGATCGCGGCCACCAAACGCGCCTATGGCTGGGAGGCCGCGCCGTTCGAGATCGCGCCCGACCTCAAGGCCGAATGGGAGGAGATCGGCGCCCGCGGCTCCGAGGCCCGCGCCGAGTGGGAGGTCCGCTTCGCCGAGCTGGGCCGGGGCAAGCGCGACCAGTTCGAGCGCGCCCTGCGCGGCGAGGCGCCGAAGAAGCTCTCGGCGACCATCAAGGCGATGAAGCGCCAGCTCGTCGAGACGAAGCCCAAGGTCGCCACGCGCCGCTCGTCCGAAATGGTGCTGGAGATCGTGAACCCGATCATGCCCGAGACGATCGGCGGCTCGGCGGACCTCACCGGGTCGAACAACACGCTGACCGACGACATGGGCATCTTCACGGCCGACAACCGCGCCGGACGCTACATCTATTTCGGCATCCGCGAGCACGGTATGGCCGCCTGCATCAATGGCATGGCGCTGCATGGCGGGGCCAAGCCCTATGGCGGCACCTTCTTCGCCTTCACCGACTACGCCCGCCCCGCGATGCGGCTGGCGGCGCTGATGGGCATCCCGTCCACTTTTGTGATGACCCACGATTCCATCGGCCTGGGCGAGGACGGACCGACCCACCAGCCGGTCGAGCATCTCGCCATCTGCCGCGCGACCCCCAATACCAACACCTTCCGCCCCTGCGACACGACCGAGACCGCCGAGGCGTGGGAGCTGGCGCTGACCTCCACGCGCACGCCGTCCGTCCTCGTGCTGACGCGGCAGGGTCTGCCGGCCCAGCGCACAGAGTTCTCGAACAAGAACCTCGTCGCGCAGGGCGCCTACGTAATGGCCGAGGCCGAGGGGAAGCGCATGGCGATCCTCATGGCCACCGGCTCCGAGGTGCATGTCGCCATGGCCGCGCGCGACCTGCTGCAACAGGACGGGATCGGCACCCGGGTCGTCTCGATGCCCTGCTGGGAGCTCTTCGAGGCGCAGGACGAGAAATACCGCAAGAAGATCCTGCCCGCCGGTCCCGTCCGGGTGGCCGTCGAGGCGGCGATCCGCTTCGGCTGGGATCGCTGGCTCTATGGCGAGCGCGGCAAGCGGGAAAAGGGCGCATTCGTCGGAATGCACGACTTCGGGGCCTCGGCTCCGGCGGGCGAGCTGTTCGACCATTTCGGCATCACTGCGGAAGCCGTCGCCAAGGCGGCGCGCGAGCTGCTCTGA
- a CDS encoding NYN domain-containing protein, with product MDLSSTPRGVALFIDADNLSARHAGALRAVAGRLGPLRIVRAYGNASHSAWRAEPGIRFCDAWCGKNAADLLLAVESMQVALTTDPGAIVIATADGDFRHVALALREAGRRIMGIGDAKAPETFRAACTEFHELPSPTAAPPTIESRVVDLLRERGGSVPLPELNALVRRSDPTFRITATPEKSWPKWIDARPETFRRDKKGPAARVTLPA from the coding sequence ATGGACCTGTCATCCACCCCGCGCGGCGTCGCCCTTTTCATCGATGCGGACAACCTCTCCGCGAGGCACGCCGGCGCCCTCCGCGCGGTTGCCGGCCGGCTCGGGCCGCTGCGGATCGTCCGGGCCTACGGGAATGCAAGCCACAGCGCGTGGCGGGCGGAACCGGGCATCCGGTTCTGCGACGCCTGGTGCGGCAAGAACGCGGCCGACTTGCTCCTGGCCGTCGAGTCGATGCAGGTCGCGCTGACGACGGATCCGGGCGCCATCGTGATCGCCACGGCGGACGGCGACTTCCGGCATGTCGCTCTGGCGCTGCGCGAAGCGGGCCGCCGGATCATGGGCATCGGGGATGCCAAGGCGCCCGAGACGTTCCGCGCCGCCTGCACCGAGTTCCACGAATTGCCGTCCCCGACCGCAGCCCCGCCGACCATCGAGAGCCGCGTCGTGGACCTTCTGCGCGAGCGCGGCGGCTCGGTCCCGCTGCCCGAGCTGAACGCCCTCGTCCGCCGGTCCGATCCCACGTTCAGGATCACCGCGACGCCGGAGAAGAGCTGGCCCAAGTGGATCGACGCGCGGCCCGAGACGTTCCGTCGCGACAAGAAGGGCCCCGCGGCGCGCGTCACTCTCCCGGCCTAA
- a CDS encoding DUF808 domain-containing protein gives MSGLLALLDDVAAIAKVASASIDDIIGQAAKAGTKAAGAVIDDAAVTPKYVHGFAAARELPIVWKIARASAFNKLVILLPAALILSVFAPWLIPWFLILGGLYLCYEGAEKVWHWLVPHDTLAKIKDPEHTPLDAAHLEEQRVKGAIKTDFILSAEIMTIALASTDPTAGLWTKAAVLGVIAVVITVAVYGAVALIVKADDVGLHLAEEGRTSFGRRLGVAIVKGMPGFMTGLTVVGTAAMLWVGGNIVVHALHEIGWHLPYDTVKSLAAAVSDGGFLNWLATAVLDGIIGVVLGLLLMPVVGAVLGMLGKKDDAAAH, from the coding sequence ATGAGTGGACTTCTCGCATTGCTCGACGACGTGGCGGCCATCGCCAAGGTCGCGTCGGCCAGCATCGACGATATCATCGGGCAGGCCGCCAAGGCCGGGACCAAGGCGGCGGGCGCGGTGATCGACGACGCCGCGGTGACCCCGAAATACGTCCACGGCTTCGCCGCCGCCCGCGAATTGCCGATCGTCTGGAAGATCGCCCGGGCCAGCGCGTTCAACAAGCTGGTGATCCTGCTGCCGGCAGCCCTGATCCTGTCGGTCTTCGCGCCGTGGCTGATCCCGTGGTTCCTGATCCTCGGCGGGCTCTACCTCTGTTACGAGGGGGCCGAGAAGGTGTGGCACTGGCTCGTGCCGCACGACACGCTGGCCAAGATCAAGGACCCCGAGCACACGCCCCTCGACGCCGCCCATCTCGAGGAGCAGCGCGTCAAGGGTGCGATCAAGACGGATTTCATCCTCTCGGCCGAGATCATGACCATCGCGTTGGCCTCGACCGATCCGACGGCCGGGCTCTGGACGAAGGCCGCGGTTCTTGGCGTCATCGCGGTCGTCATCACGGTCGCAGTCTATGGCGCGGTCGCGCTGATCGTGAAGGCGGACGACGTGGGCCTGCACCTGGCCGAAGAGGGCCGGACGTCCTTCGGCCGCCGCCTCGGGGTCGCCATCGTCAAGGGGATGCCGGGCTTCATGACCGGCCTGACCGTCGTCGGCACGGCCGCGATGCTCTGGGTCGGCGGCAACATCGTCGTCCATGCCTTGCACGAGATCGGCTGGCATCTGCCCTACGACACGGTCAAGTCGCTGGCCGCTGCCGTGTCCGACGGCGGGTTCCTCAACTGGCTGGCCACGGCCGTGCTGGACGGCATCATCGGGGTCGTTCTGGGCCTTCTGCTGATGCCCGTGGTGGGCGCGGTCCTCGGGATGCTCGGCAAGAAGGACGACGCGGCGGCGCATTAG
- the gap gene encoding type I glyceraldehyde-3-phosphate dehydrogenase → MTVTIGINGFGRIGRCTLAHIASAGRNDVSVVALNATGPIETNAHLLRYDSVHGRYGGTVRVEGDAIDLGHGPIRVQSTYDPETLDWEGVDVVLECTGKFNRRDAAAIHLARGAKRVLVSAPATGADLTVVYGVNHRSLTTDHHVASNASCTTNCLAPLAKVLNDAIGIESGIMTTIHSYTGDQPTLDRRHDDLYRARAAAMAMIPTSTGAAKAIGEVVPELAGKLDGTALRVPTPNVSAVDLTFQAGRDVTVADVNAIVAEAAAGHMGAVLAYDPEPKVSIDFNHTTQSCIFAPDQTKVVGRSVRVLAWYDNEWGFSCRMADVAGHMGRLI, encoded by the coding sequence ATGACCGTCACCATCGGGATCAACGGCTTCGGCCGCATCGGGCGCTGCACGCTGGCCCATATCGCGAGCGCCGGGCGCAATGACGTCAGCGTCGTGGCCCTCAACGCCACCGGCCCGATCGAGACCAACGCCCACCTCCTTCGCTATGACAGCGTCCACGGCCGCTACGGCGGCACGGTCCGGGTCGAGGGCGACGCGATCGACCTCGGGCACGGGCCGATCCGGGTGCAGTCGACCTACGACCCCGAGACGCTGGACTGGGAGGGGGTAGACGTCGTCCTCGAATGCACGGGCAAGTTCAACCGCCGCGACGCCGCCGCGATCCATCTCGCGCGCGGGGCCAAGCGGGTGCTGGTCTCGGCCCCCGCGACCGGCGCCGACCTGACCGTGGTCTACGGCGTGAACCATCGCAGCCTCACCACCGACCACCATGTCGCGTCGAACGCCTCCTGCACGACCAACTGCCTCGCCCCGCTGGCCAAGGTCCTCAACGACGCCATCGGCATCGAGAGCGGAATCATGACCACGATTCACAGCTATACCGGAGACCAGCCGACGCTCGACCGACGCCACGACGACCTCTACCGCGCGCGCGCCGCCGCCATGGCGATGATCCCGACCTCGACCGGCGCGGCGAAGGCCATCGGCGAAGTCGTGCCCGAGCTTGCGGGCAAGCTCGACGGGACGGCGCTCCGGGTGCCGACGCCCAATGTCTCGGCGGTGGACCTCACCTTCCAGGCGGGCCGCGACGTCACCGTGGCCGACGTCAATGCCATCGTCGCCGAGGCGGCGGCGGGCCATATGGGTGCGGTGCTGGCCTACGATCCCGAGCCCAAGGTCTCGATCGACTTCAACCATACGACCCAATCCTGCATCTTTGCGCCCGACCAGACCAAGGTCGTCGGCCGCAGCGTCCGGGTCCTCGCCTGGTACGACAACGAATGGGGGTTCTCGTGCCGCATGGCCGACGTCGCGGGACATATGGGCCGCCTGATCTGA
- a CDS encoding glyceraldehyde-3-phosphate dehydrogenase codes for MTNRPAFVTGLALLACALADILLNDTGVIVFLGRQLIRLSDYISFWR; via the coding sequence ATGACGAACCGTCCCGCCTTCGTGACCGGCCTCGCGCTTCTCGCCTGCGCGCTGGCCGACATCCTCCTGAACGACACGGGCGTGATCGTCTTCCTCGGGCGTCAACTGATCCGCCTGTCGGACTACATCTCCTTCTGGCGCTGA
- the gap gene encoding type I glyceraldehyde-3-phosphate dehydrogenase — translation MMVKVAINGFGRIGRNVLRGIVESGRTDIEVIAINDLGPVETNAHLLQYDSVHGRFPAEVTTGDDWIDVGRGQMRVTAIRNPADLPWSDVDVVMECTGIFTSKEKCQAHLDNGSSRVLISAPGTDADKTIVYGVNHDTLTADDLIVSNASCTTNCLTPVAHVLHNAIGIERGFMTTIHSYTGDQPTLDTMHKDLYRARAAALSMIPTSTGAAKAVGLVMPELNGKLDGVAIRVPTPNVSVVDLTFTAARDTSVDEINDAIRAAAAGELKGILDVTDKKLVSSDFNHDPHSSIFATDQTKVMDSGKMCRILTWYDNEWGFSNRMADTAVKMGSLI, via the coding sequence ATCATGGTCAAGGTTGCAATCAACGGCTTCGGTCGGATCGGTCGGAACGTCCTGCGCGGCATCGTCGAATCGGGCCGGACCGACATCGAGGTGATCGCGATCAACGACCTCGGCCCAGTCGAGACGAACGCCCATCTTCTGCAATATGACAGCGTCCATGGCCGCTTCCCCGCCGAGGTGACGACCGGCGACGACTGGATCGACGTGGGCCGGGGCCAGATGCGCGTCACCGCGATCCGCAACCCCGCCGACCTGCCTTGGTCGGATGTCGACGTGGTGATGGAATGCACCGGGATCTTCACCTCCAAGGAGAAGTGTCAGGCCCATCTCGACAACGGCTCCAGCCGCGTCCTGATCTCCGCGCCTGGAACCGATGCCGACAAGACCATCGTCTACGGCGTCAATCACGACACCCTGACCGCCGACGACCTGATCGTGTCGAACGCGTCCTGCACCACCAACTGCCTGACGCCCGTGGCCCATGTCCTGCACAACGCCATCGGGATCGAGCGCGGCTTCATGACCACGATCCACAGCTATACCGGCGACCAGCCGACGCTGGACACGATGCACAAGGATCTCTACCGCGCCCGCGCCGCCGCGCTCTCGATGATCCCGACCTCCACCGGGGCCGCCAAGGCCGTCGGCCTCGTGATGCCGGAACTCAACGGCAAGCTCGACGGCGTGGCGATCCGGGTGCCGACACCCAACGTCTCGGTGGTCGATTTGACCTTCACCGCCGCCCGCGACACCTCCGTGGACGAGATCAACGACGCGATCCGCGCCGCCGCCGCGGGCGAACTGAAGGGCATCCTCGACGTGACCGACAAGAAGCTGGTCTCGTCGGATTTCAACCACGACCCGCATTCCTCGATCTTCGCCACCGACCAGACGAAGGTGATGGATAGCGGCAAGATGTGCCGCATCCTGACATGGTACGACAACGAGTGGGGCTTCTCGAACCGGATGGCCGACACGGCGGTCAAGATGGGATCCCTGATCTAG